A stretch of the Panicum virgatum strain AP13 chromosome 9N, P.virgatum_v5, whole genome shotgun sequence genome encodes the following:
- the LOC120690210 gene encoding uncharacterized protein LOC120690210 codes for MGKAAGDPPDSAGVGGGGGGGGEVAAGEEGSGRRRWWRCAAAVLLGAAVMLSALFWLPPFAARRRRGEEARADPWRGADVVASFRLQRMISELGGNKSKLEYDIFEEIGINNSAVSVLSLDPIGESTWTTVTFGVWPYPSNFTLSPTELSILRSSLVSLVIRQSILYLTPSLFGNSSSFEILRFPGGITIIPPQTAFVPQKPDGLFNFSLNFPIDVVQDKLSELKAQMKSGLSLNEHEILYVTLTNLYGSTVAPPTIVQASVLLAVGADNKPPSLQRLKQLAQTLRNSSSGNLGLNHTVFGRVKQISLSSYLQHSLNNSGNAHSPNPAPQPYNQPPSIHQDHNHGDHHHHHHHIHHHHHHHHDNSHQSLQHFPPAPAPLHSAPTFLTCGSTCTRKKEHSTAKHHSSPIRGPLLRHIVPAASPDSSYEASGPYVDPPSFHPGISSSSLPAVVFPAMPPSMRTLKPPNKFSSISPAASISFAPRLSSHWWVVASLLYWPLL; via the exons ATGGGGAAGGCGGCGGGGGACCCGCCGGACTCTGCTGgggtcggaggaggaggaggaggcggcggggaggtagcggctggggaggaggggagcgggcggcgccggtggtggcgcTGCGCGGCCGCGGTTctgctcggcgccgccgtcaTGCTGTCGGCGCTGTTCTGGCTGCCACCGTTCGCagctcggcggcggaggggcgagGAGGCGCGCGCGGACCCCTGGCGCGGAG CTGATGTGGTTGCAAGCTTCAGGCTGCAAAGAATGATTTCTGAGCTTGGTGgaaacaaatcaaaacttgagTATGATATTTTTGAAGAGATTGGCATCAACAATTCTGCG GTATCTGTACTTTCCTTGGATCCAATTGGTGAATCAACCTGGACTACTGTGACATTTGGTGTTTGGCCCTATCCTAGTAATTTCACCTTATCACCAACAGAGTTAAGCATACTGCGGTCATCTTTGGTGTCCTTGGTTATACGGCAGTCTATTCTTTATTTGACACCATCTCTATTTGggaattcttcttcttttgagaTCTTGAGGTTTCCTGGTGGTATAACGATTATACCTCCACAGACTGCTTTTGTTCCTCAGAAGCCTGATGGGTTATTTAATTTCTCATTGAACTTTCCCATTGATGTGGTACAAGACAAACTGAGTGAACTGAAGGCCCAGATGAAATCTGGGTTATCTCTCAATGAACATGAG ATCCTATATGTTACATTGACAAATCTGTATGGTTCAACTGTTGCACCTCCTACCATTGTTCAAGCATCTGTTCTCCTTGCTGTAGGAGCAGATAACAAACCACCATCCTTGCAAAGATTAAAACAATTAGCCCAAACATTAAGAAATTCCTCTTCAGGAAACTTGGGTTTGAACCACACTGTGTTTGGACGAGTTAAGCAGATTAGTCTGTCATCCTACCTTCAGCATTCGCTGAACAACTCAGGCAACGCTCATTCGCCAAATCCAGCTCCTCAACCTTATAATCAACCTCCCTCAATCCACCAGGATCACAATCACGGCGAccaccatcaccatcaccaccacatccaccaccaccatcatcacCACCACGATAATAGTCATCAGAGTTTACAGCATTTCccccctgctcctgctcctcttcACAGTGCACCTACTTTTCTGACCTGTGGTTCTACATGTACACGGAAGAAAGAACATAGCACTGCTAAGCACCATTCATCTCCCATCAGGGGTCCTCTGTTACGCCATATTGTGCCTGCAGCTTCTCCAGATAGTAGTTATGAAGCTTCAGGCCCATATGTAGATCCACCATCATTTCATCCAGGGATTTCATCATCTTCACTTCCTGCTGTTGTTTTTCCTGCAATGCCACCCAGTATGAGAACCTTGAAGCCTCCCAACAAATTCTCATCGATATCACCTGCAGCGTCTATCT CATTTGCACCCAGGTTATCTTCCCACTGGTGGGTCGTTGCATCACTTCTATACTGGCCCCTATTGTAG
- the LOC120693281 gene encoding uncharacterized protein LOC120693281, protein MAAVQPQAAPRRHPAPPPPVPAPSQAPQPPCKRGRADTVAVAHGQYGRKQERVAESCCPSEREREQELVLLDDDSGDEDGGCGSFVVGGSGAQDNDEDEVQGSGSVVVWWRRQESNCSLWASGSEQRAGERDGDEDPKVAAARRQEEDRKFWEACLASGYP, encoded by the coding sequence ATGGCCGCCGTGCAGCCGCAAGCGGCCCCGCGCCGgcatccggcgccgccgccgccggtcccggCACCGtcgcaggcgccgcagcccccgtgCAAGAGGGGCCGCGCCGACACAGTTGCGGTCGCCCACGGCCAGTACGGCAGGAAGCAGGAGAGGGTGGCGGAGTCGTGCTGCCCGtcggagcgggagcgggagcaggAGCTGGTGCTGCTCGACGACGACAgcggcgacgaggacggcggcTGCGGCAGCTTCGTCGTCGGTGGCAGTGGGGCACAGGACAACGACGAGGACGAGGTCCAGGGGAGCGGGAGCGTCGTCGTGTGGTGGCGCCGTCAGGAGAGCAACTGCTCCCTCTGGGCGAGCGGGAGCGAacagcgcgccggcgagcgcgacggtGACGAGGACCCCaaggtggcggcggccaggcggcaGGAGGAGGATCGCAAGTTCTGGGAGGCGTGCCTGGCGTCGGGCTACCCCTGA
- the LOC120689703 gene encoding superoxide dismutase [Cu-Zn] 4A-like, protein MVKAVAVLGSSEGVKGTINFTQEGDSPTTVTGSVSGLKPGLHGFHVHALGDTTNGCMSTGPHYNPAGKEHGAPEDENRHAGDLGNITVGDDGVTNFTITDSQIPLTGPNSIIGRAVVVHADPDDLGKGGHELSKSTGNAGGRVACGIIGLQG, encoded by the exons ATGGTGAAGGCTGTTGCTGTGCTTGGTAGCAGCGAGGGTGTCAAGGGCACCATCAACTTCACCCAAGAGGGTGATA GCCCCACCACTGTCACTGGAAGTGTCTCTGGCCTCAAGCCTGGCCTCCATGGGTTCCATGTGCATGCACTTGGTGACACAACAAATGGCTGCATGTCAACTG GACCGCATTACAACCCTGCGGGCAAGGAGCATGGAGCACCAGAAGATGAGAACCGCCATGCTGGTGACCTCGGAAATATCACGGTCGGAGATGACG GTGTTACTAACTTCACTATTACTGACAGCCAG ATCCCACTGACTGGGCCAAACTCAATCATTGGCAGAGCTGTTGTTGTTCATGCTGATCCTGATGATCTTGGAAAGG GTGGGCACGAGCTGAGCAAGAGCACTGGAAACGCTGGTGGCCGTGTCGCCTGCG GGATCATCGGACTCCAGGGCTGA
- the LOC120691301 gene encoding uncharacterized protein LOC120691301 — MAEREMTRMGSLQSRFKNWWGFDGACGSSYPSSCLLFSTFKTGIQLVILLQSPVRFQDLLMCARNGVLNLSVCNEALNITGNDATGRNTSKYDAIIDVCGGTKREDGAGVDGYSSKCNFVSANT; from the exons ATGGCGGAAAGGGAGATGACCAGAATGGGGAGCCTCCAATCAAG ATTCAAGAACTGGTGGGGTTTTGATGGAGCATGTGGCAGCTCTTACCCTTCATCATGTCTTCTTTTTTCAACTTTCAAAACTGGGATCCAATTG GTCATCCTTCTCCAATCTCCAGTAAGATTCCAAGATCTTTTGATGTGCGCGAGGAATGGAGTGCTGAATCTTTCAGTATGCAATGAGGCGTTAAATATTACAGGCAACGATGCGACGGGAAGAAATACTAGCAAATATGATGCCATCATTGACGTTTGTGGTGGAACTAAAAGAGAGGATGGTGCTGGTGTTGATGGTTATTCAAGCAAATGCAATTTTGTTTCAGCAAATACCTAA